From Toxorhynchites rutilus septentrionalis strain SRP chromosome 2, ASM2978413v1, whole genome shotgun sequence, a single genomic window includes:
- the LOC129767678 gene encoding m7GpppN-mRNA hydrolase-like produces the protein MANNSPVLTVGVPSAGKTKLFQQQLQQAISSDILDDLASKFIINVPVKERENLIRICFQIELAHWFYLDFYCVNQKPKCGMKQFTFQVFQHIPFLQPHLAVVDKILEDWKQYKLSVPTYGAILISEDMKYVLLVQSFWAKSSWGFPKGKINENEEPLHCAIREVYEETGYDIKNLIMPDEYIELVINYQYTRLYLVCGVPLSTLFIPRTRNEIKCCEWFPIDLLPVTKNANFIKGTQSLNGNSFFMIFPFLKPLKKKLEKFQKNKNRTGHNNSPVFGSVGKSNKFEDFKVTNSAGNVGMDNRQRQRHKSMGEIEQQRSKSSGGQYYNVANQQPIKHIHNAKETVAGKGGEMQVSNAASNKKSHKKQINHDHGTFGTSAGTSNSGGGKMPIKKKLFEVAVDTEQRLPASNSSDDHLAMFNENKAWRGFRLDYSKFF, from the exons ATGGCAAACAACAGTCCTGTGCTGACTGTGGGTGTTCCGAGCGCTGGTAAGACAAAACTTTTCCAACAGCAGCTACAACAGGCGATCTCAAGTGACATCCTGGATGATTTGGCCAGCAAATTCATCATCAATGTTCCAGTGAAGGAACGCGAAAATCTCATCCGTATCTGTTTCCAAATAGAATTGGCACACTGGTTTTATTTGGACTTTTATTGTGTGAATCAGAAACCAAAATGTGGCATGAAACAGTTCACGTTTCAGGTGTTCCAG CATATTCCCTTTCTCCAGCCTCACTTGGCGGTTGTTGATAAAATCCTAGAAGACTGGAAACAGTACAAACTGTCGGTTCCGACGTACGGAGCGATTTTAATATCGGAAGATATGAAATACGTATTGCTGGTTCAATCATTTTGGGCGAAATCATCGTGGGGATTCCCTAAgggaaaaatcaatgaaaacgaggaGCCACTTCACTGCGCTATCCGTGAGGTCTACGAGGAGACTGGCTATGACATTAAAAATCTCATTATGCccgatgaatacatcgaattgGTCATCAATTATCAGTACACGAGGCTTTATTTGGTTTGCGGAGTTCCGCTATCGACGTTGTTCATTCCACGAACAAGAAACGAAATCAAATGCTGTGAGTGGTTTCCCATCGATCTACTTCCTGTGACTAAGAATGCAAATTTTATTAAGGGCACCCAAAGTTTGAATGGAAACTCGTTTTTTATGATATTCCCATTTCTGAAGccactgaagaaaaagttggaaaaatttCAGAAGAACAAAAACAGAACCGGACATAATAATTCTCCAGTTTTTGGATCGGTCGgtaaatcaaacaaatttgagGATTTTAAAGTGACAAATTCGGCAGGAAATGTTGGAATGGATAATCGCCAGCGACAGAGGCACAAATCGATGGGAGAAATAGAACAGCAGCGGTCCAAGTCGAGTGGAGGACAATATTATAACGTCGCCAATCAGCAGCCGATTAAACACATCCACAATGCTAAGGAAACCGTTGCCGGAAAGGGAGGAGAAATGCAAGTAAGCAATGCGGCATCGAATAAAAAATCTCACAAGAAGCAAATTAACCATGACCATGGAACATTCGGAACAAGTGCTGGAACCAGTAATTCAGGGGGAGGAAAGATGCCAATAAAGAAAAAGTTATTTGAGGTTGCGGTTGACACTGAACAACGGTTGCCAGCGAGTAACTCTAGCGACGACCATTTAGCTATGTTTAATGAAAACAAGGCGTGGAGGGGTTTCAGACTTGACTACagtaaatttttttaa